The genomic interval acttaattatatattcttgttaaattaattattcttttgCACTTCTGGCTTAACTGTACAATTGAATTGTCCCCTTAATTCCATTCAAATACATTGTCCAGATGCTACCACAATtgtacttaattatatattactgGCGGCCGCTGCACAAATATTATCAATAAATGATAAAAGTATATGCATATTAAACTTAGAAAccatacgtatatatatatttatataaatatatatattataactgatataacttcatatgatatgttatatcttaattaaatttgtaCGCTCTCTAGCTTTATAAATTTCAGTAGAAATATAATACCAAACTCATCACAATCTGATATTaacttcatataatatataatacatgtatataaatGCAGCCCTCATATATTAATCTTTATTGACATAGTCAATAAGCAGGAGGAGTAGATTAATTGGCAGAGTGAAAGAGAGTAAAAGACAAGCTAGAATAGTCTGAGCACTAATTGCTTGCAGTTAAAGAATTTGTTGACCTGAAGTAACCATGaagttttctttaattttcccCTCTCAATATATACAACAAAgtagccatatatataataattaattatatgcaacAAGATAGACTCAGTAAGCTGATATGTCAACAtatattgcttgggaaggaacaTTATGGTCACGAGTACTATAAAAGCTCACCTAAATAGCCATATTACATCCATGTGTAGgttaagaaaaatccataaaaatggAGTTGTTGTGGTTGATTCTTGGAGTTCTCTTGGGTGGATATGTGTTTCTATTCGGGTTTCTGAGGAGATTTAATGAGTGGTATCATGTAGGCAAACTGGGGAAAACAAAATACCCTCTCCCTCCTGGTGATATGGGTTGGCCTTACCTTGGTGGTCTCCCAACCTTCCTCAAAGCTTTCAAATCCAATGACCCTGATTCCTACATAAACAACCTTGTAAACAAGTAACgttaaccctctctctctctctctctctctctctctctctctgcgcttCCCCTAgatgctaattatatatatatatatatataaatgctttaaaatgtttttctggTTTTGGAATTAATTATCTATGTGCAGGTATGGCAGGACTGGTATCTACAAGACGTTTATGTTTGGGAGCCCAAGTGTGATTGTTTCTATCCCAGAAACATGCAAAAAAGTTTTGATGGATGATGAAAGGTTCAAACTAGGTTATCCTAAGGCCACAACAGTCCTTACAGGTAGAAGATCATTCCATGGCATTTCAACCTCCGAGCACAAGCGCCTTCGCCGGTTAACCACATCTCCGATCAACGGCCACGAGGCACTGGCCGGGTATATTGACCTTATCGAGGGCATTGTGGTAACCTCATTGGAGGAGTGGGCCAGCATGAAGGAGCCAATCCAGCTCTTGACAGAGTTGAGAGGGTTTGCCTTTAAGGTCATCACCAACATTTTCATCAGCACCCACAGTGAGTCTGTTATTTCGGCAGTGGAAAACTTATACAGTGATTTAAATGCTGGAATAAAGGCCCAGGCCATTAATATTCCTGGATTTCCATTCCATAGAGCGCTCAAGGTAAAGATATAATATCCCTGCTTTACTTAATCATGAACAATAAGACCCTAACATTGCATtcctttaagaaaataaaaagaacttgGTGAAAAAATTAGACTTAATGAAGGAGTATTTTCTTGATTCAGGCACGAAAACGTTTGGTGAAGATCTTCCAAGCTGTAGTAGATCAAAAGAGGGCAACGATCAAAAGCGAttccattaataataaaaataataatcaaacgGAGATGCAAAAAGATATGATGGATTTACTATTGGGagttgaagatgaagaaggaagACAATTGGAGGATGAGGATATCATAGATTTACTAATCGTGTTCATGTTAGCCGGCCATGAAAGCTCTGCCCATGGAGTATTGTGGGCAATCATCTACATGTCACAACATCCAGAAATCTTCAGGAAAGCCAAGGTGGGTTTTGTATTACCAGAACAAAtctgcataaaaagaaaaaaaaaaaaaaaagacagtaaTCTCATTCATGACTTAAATGTTTGTTAAAATTAAGTTGGATTCCACCTGTTAATTTTCAGGAAGAGCAAGTTGAGATCGTGAAGAGAAGACCGTCTACACAGAAAGGACTGACTCTCACGGAGATCAGACAAATGGGATATCTTTCTAAGGTACGTATCATATGTCATATCATATGCATTAATGATGGAAGGGTCGACATACGTACGTGAATATATATGTCCAGggatttttttcaataaaagtacAGTTTTTGATAGGAAgagatttaatttaatttatcagaAAACTGATATGCATGATTAGGGGATCATGTAAACTAATATGCATGGCATATGTACCCTCTctcttaatttatcttaattaacATGACTGATCTGCTGCTAATTACTTCATAAATTAGGTCATTGAGGAGACGTTCCGCAGAACAAGTATCTCATTTTCGGTTTTCAGACAGGCCAAAGAGGATGTTGAGATAAATGGTTAGCCATTCAAtctcatacatacatatgtCATGTGTGCATGTATACaaacatacacatacacacacacatatatatatatattcaaattatttctaGCATCTGATCCCTTTCTCATGTTTCTAAAgagaaaatcatatatatatatatatatatatatttatttgcagGTTATCTCATTCCAAAGGGATGGAAAGTGTTGGTCTGGAACAGAGGAGTCCATATGGATCCCGAAAACTATCCAAACCCTAAAGAATTTGATCCTTCAAGATGGGATGTAAGACGTTATACATGATGATGACATAAATCAAGATGGGATCTAAGacgttatatataattaattaataattgctTGAGTTTTGTGCAGAATAAATCCAGAGCAGCAGGGAGCTACCTTCCTTTTGGATTAGGAAGTAGGTATTGCCCTGGAAGTGATCTGGCCAAGCTCGAGATCAACATCTTCCTCCATCATTATCTCAGAAACtacaagtaattaataatattttaagtttgctatcttaattaatttcataaatttaatcttctaaataatattaatgcaattataatttaatttttttcttctttaatattgGTGCAGTGTGGAGCGACTTAACCCAGATGGCCCGATAAAATATTTACCCCTTCCAAGTCCTGCAGACAAGTGCCCAGCAAGAATCATAAAAGTCACATGATCGATCGTTTCCATTTGCAATCAATTAATGACCTCTACTTTCAGTGTCTagtgtttaatatatataaatatatatatatttataattagccatatatatatatatatattgtttcaaatatattattttttatgctcaAACTAGTCATGTTGTAATAttggttaattaattacttCATACATCGAATAAATTAAAGCTCTAATGTATTAGGATTTACCATGTCCCATTgctttataattaaatcaaacttaaaaaacttTATATTAGACGAACaaatatatctaattaatgAAGATATAATAAAATAGTGGATAACATAAAATTACGATGCTAGCTTGAAATTTATTACAACGGATATGATCATGTTGATACAGCTTGATGTTCAT from Juglans regia cultivar Chandler chromosome 2, Walnut 2.0, whole genome shotgun sequence carries:
- the LOC108994022 gene encoding beta-amyrin 11-oxidase-like, which produces MELLWLILGVLLGGYVFLFGFLRRFNEWYHVGKLGKTKYPLPPGDMGWPYLGGLPTFLKAFKSNDPDSYINNLVNKYGRTGIYKTFMFGSPSVIVSIPETCKKVLMDDERFKLGYPKATTVLTGRRSFHGISTSEHKRLRRLTTSPINGHEALAGYIDLIEGIVVTSLEEWASMKEPIQLLTELRGFAFKVITNIFISTHSESVISAVENLYSDLNAGIKAQAINIPGFPFHRALKARKRLVKIFQAVVDQKRATIKSDSINNKNNNQTEMQKDMMDLLLGVEDEEGRQLEDEDIIDLLIVFMLAGHESSAHGVLWAIIYMSQHPEIFRKAKEEQVEIVKRRPSTQKGLTLTEIRQMGYLSKVIEETFRRTSISFSVFRQAKEDVEINGYLIPKGWKVLVWNRGVHMDPENYPNPKEFDPSRWDNKSRAAGSYLPFGLGSRYCPGSDLAKLEINIFLHHYLRNYNVERLNPDGPIKYLPLPSPADKCPARIIKVT